GTTACTGCAATAGCTATTATATTAAGGAATTGATCCTAACGACGCAATGAAAacagaacttaccgaaataatggttcctaaaacttttatttttgttctttctgatatctttcattttatcaaataaaatatacaacatgactactttatatcagaaaggacattttaccaccagtaagcatccttaatcaatatttttgacTTCGAATCCTAGTGTTTATTATATTAGTTATGATCAACAGAACTTTTCCTCGtccgagtcaattcaaactgaCGAGCATTAGAAACTTTTTGCATGTCAACAAATTTGAGTATGCAAGTCATTTGTTTTTCCATTTAAGAAGGTCGACTTCAGCtttcattgcgcatgtttttgcacACTCTagtaaaatacagtgtatttttatgattttttctatatctttatatagttataaaattgaacacaataaacaaaatacagataaaaatatttagatttttaaagaaaattttgtttttcaaaccatttttcCGTTGCATGGTAGGGGAGCGTTGCCATTGTGTTTTTGTgaagttatgataaaatgaagctttgtaggagttcGTTAAAATAAATCGCATAAAGAAAAGAGTAAAAATCGTACGccgtttaaattttatacacagAGTAATTCTATCCATCGGGGTATTTTTCTTAGTTTTTGATTAAATCCATTTTACCAATCTACATTTGTTATGCTCCAAATatacatacactgtatatagcaaaatttggtgcattttaatactTTGAGATGTCCCCCCCCCTAAACACCAGACGGTagaaataagtatttttaatatataaggtagaaaatgatattactaatcacatattacaatttgagaaaaaagctATAATCATAATAGTTTTGTAATCTGCTTcgatgtgcggaaaatgactATTTACTAtgtattcctatagtaaatgtacctgtattttgagatggtccctaataAGAACCAGACATTcgattttcttgaaacttcgcaaataaactagagttggtgtAAATAACATATtggtaaaaataataaaagggatttgctattgtagtttttccgcaaaaaaccCCAAATCGTCCTCCTTGAGTGAATAAGTTCTAGGAAAAGAAATATGGagagataaaaaattaattcaaggTCTGTTTGAGTAAAACATTACATTACAACAGCTGAATTTATCTCCGAAATAACATGCTATATTGGTCACAATAATCGCATAAAACagcacaacgttgcatcattgattaggataaaaaaaatcatgtcatttataaaattaaccAAATCGTATGAGATGAATAGTGTGatgttatgtttattttatccaACTCTTTGAAATGGTtgtattcgctcggcaagcctcgcgatcATATACACAATTTCAACTCGTTGAATAAATCagacaatattttctatatctgTTATGCAAGTCGAAAGCGGGAAGTTAATGATGGCGGCAAGGTCACACTTGATCTATGAATGATGAAATTGCGTGGTACATAGCACTGAAGTTCACCGTGTTAAAAATTCAGCGATCGTAATCCATGTTGCAAACTTTGTGACACTGTTTGGCAATCAACTTCGTAACTATCGAAACACTGCAGAGATGACTGAATAGTTCCTTGAATGTTATTTTAAATGTCATCCTTTGCCTCAGCTGTCCTtatacttgtttttaaactgtttcaaaaGGGGGATTATTCATTATCTAatgtagtatatatattttatcatcaaTTAAGTGATATCACCTATTTAAAATCCAATAGGTGAAATTACCACTTAAATCTAATTGATAATATCACATACCGATATTTGAATAGGtgatattataaaaaacaataaatactaAAACAACACCTCATATTATGAACACACTGactaaaataaattgaaaagttCAAAAAACGATCTGGCTGTAATGTTTTTGCGACACAGGGGCTTGCAATACAACATAACGATAATCATAAGTTCTATACAACAGATACTTCTATCTATAATACAACTGATGGAAACGAGATGAAGAAATGGCTGCACAACATGACGGCACACGGAGGCGGAGACTGCCCAGAAATGGCCCTCACTGGGATAGTAAACGGTCCGTCCTTGTCATCATTAATATTTTGCTTATATATGTATCAGTCTGATTGGCACTATCATAAAGatattcattatttaaatgtttgatCATCATTTTGAAGTTACCTAATGATGATCTTAgctaaatgatttaaattttgttctattaaaagcactaaaaatagcAAACCCAGGATCTTGTGTGTTTTTCTTCACTGACGCTGACGCAAAAGACCCAGAGAAACAGAATGAAGTCATAAACTTGATTAATGACAAACACATCAAACTGGTCTCCTTCCTGCGAGGGGATTGTGGGGGTGGAAGTCGGAGACGTCGATCAGAATTCACGGTTCAAAACCCTACCTGTATTCTAAACGACAACTCGAGAAGAGCtggtttgtttgttgtttgtttaaCAGGGACTCTTACTCTTATAagataaaattatacaaattcaTACATATCGACGAAATAATTAGGGaacaaaattatttgaaacTAAACCTAAAACGTTGAAGATCGTTGTTCAGTAATTATAGACttagacattttttaaatcacttcACGTCAGACATTTGGCTTTCTTAAGTATCCTTTATCCaaccctttttttttaaattaatatttctttttcggAGTGAAAGTATTAATTGAGATTTCATTAAATTCAATTGAACTTGTAGTAAcagttatttatcaatttaatttctaATAAAACATGCCATAACGAGTCCGTTAGAATCGTGGATTTCATATTAATAGAATATATTGaagtaaattaaaatatgaatgaaaaataattatacaccTGTTTAATGATGATTATTCCCAAATTGAAATTACATCAGTGTAAACGTAGATAATATTTCTCAGGGCGCGCCCGCAGATCATCGGCAGGATTTGACCTCTTCAGCAAAATAGCGTCAGCTACTGGCGGACAAATTGTCCACACCTCGTCATCCTCTCTAGGGGGACTTCTAGGATCGTTTGTGAAGGTAAATATTATGTATTCTAATTTCACATTTCCTAGCTTTAGTTTTATTGAATGACAATATTGCATTATAAACAAAGCAAAATAATGACGATACTATATTCTATAGAACAATATGGGAGCTTCAAAATTAGGAGTAACGTCGTTTGAAATGTCTGCACCTACTCATTCAATTTCCGTGGATTCTGATCTTTCAATATTGACGGTTACTATTGAGGGTCTGTCGTCTGCAACTTATGTCTCCTTGGATCGGCCGGATGGTAAACATAGATAAAAAACgagaataaaaaacaatttttaacgtCGCAAACAGATTAATTAGATAATTGACCAGATAttgatatatgaacattttgacACCTTTTTCAGGTTCCACTCAGATGTTTAGTGGAACAGCTTCTATAGATAAAATAGGAAGTACTACCGTTATATCAGTTCAGGTGAATATTATTTAActagttatttttttgtatttatgtttatatatccTTTTTACTTAAGTTTCGATGATTTTATGCTCACTACCACGTTAACGATACTTATTTTTTAGAACCCCCCAGCAGGTGTATGGTATTTGCAAAAAAGTCAAACAGGAACTTGGAAAGTGAAAGTAGGCGGAAGTGGAAACATTGACTTTACGTATAAGTTTATGGAGGACGTGCACGGCATCAAGTATCCCATCACCGGATCCAGTCCCATCACAGGTGTGAATCGTTTATcgcaaaagaattttttttagcttgttTAAGTTAACTATTTTTGTTATTggtgtatctcacctgtcagatgagatatatttacctttaaaaaattaattcctacaggaaaataatttttttcataggaaaaacaatttttacagaatattttgtatttcctaCCGGAATAAAATAAATTCCTGTAGAAATATAAATTCCGATAGCATTTGAACAAATTTCCCttgggattttaaaatcttaatttcttATAGGAAAGGTTTAATCTGAATTAAATTCCTCTAGGAAATACTTTTCTCGTACAGGATTTTCAATACTGTAAACCATCTTTTATTCgcgacgactttatttcgcgaaaCACTTTCGATAAACTGGTACGCGACGACTTAAGTTCGCGATCAAGCCTAATCAAGACCCGTCTTGTTGTAACAACCATTCTACTACGATTGGATCGCCgtgagaaatattcgcgacgatGAGTCCTCTTGTGaacctcgcgaaaatttctcaaaagcggataaaaattggtttacagttttTCCTGTAGGAAAATTATTTCTcatattgcatttatttttttcctataaatttatataatataatatattatatagctTGTACTCTATCACGAAGCAataatgttataattttatttgcatgACAGGATCTAAACTCCTCATCAGCATCAGTGTTACGGGCTTGTCCCCCTCAGCAAGGGTCACAAATATCATTCTTAAAAAACCTAACGGTGTAATTCTTACCAAACTTCCGGTTTCTGATTCATCAAGCGGAAGCAACCGTGTCCTCTTTGCATATTTTGACGTTACACCCGAGGTTTGAATTTTAGTGTTTCTCTACGAATGAAATTCAAGAATATtggatattttaataattaaaaaaacatttacagGAGTTTTTTGTAAGCATCAATGGTAGCATTGGCACAAACATCTTCACCCGAGAGAAGTCAGATATCATCACACCAGTAACAGGGGAGATAACCTTCACCTCTAAGCCAGGTAATCTATCAGCAAACGAATATCTAGAGTGTTGATAATTTGGATGGTAATGCACAAATGCTCCTCATCCAAAACTTTGCATCACTTAAAAAATTCTATCATtacttcaattttaaataacatttaactTGAAGCATTTTTTGTAAGGTACGCGACGTAATTATCGCAAAGCTATGGAAGCAATTCTAATATGTCCTATTTTGCTTTGTTAGTCTCTTGAAAAGTGTCACACAACTTTTCTTTTCGCGATGTGATCTTCACATTTTGTATCTtcttatttgatgtattttccAGTTTTGTTACCAATGTACTGTTTTACTATAGAAAACCTTGTTCTTGGAGAAAATTCAGTGATAGATGTCGCTGTGAAAAATACAGGAAGTACATCACAAACCTACCAGTTGACAGCCACCTCCGTTCCCAGTGGATTTCCCACGCAGCGTTCTTACTCCGTGACAGTGGGCCCTAGGAGTAATAAAGAAATAAGTCTAACACTGACGCCTACCAACGTCTCTGTTGCGTAAGACCAAAACCAATGTTGTTtggtttcaatttcattttcctTGCTAAGTATATGTCAGTCTTTATCATCTTCTATGTATCTACTATACATTTAGCTATTGTGTTACAGGACCTTATCAGTGAAGCTCACGTTGGGGGGACAGACTTTACAGACCATCTCACGTACACTGATGGTACGTTGACAATGCATTTATCTCCAGGAAACACAGTTTAGAATGAACAAAcgatttatttaaatcaaaattttttaaaaatgtgatccAAAATTTTTAAAGCAGTGAATAACTTAACAGCATTAAAAGACCGAGTAAAATCAACAAATATACAATGTTCATGTAATCTTCACAATCTCTGGTACAAAGCTAAAACTTTTAATGACATAATATCTTTTTGATTTactatttttcatgaaaaatattgttatgaacCGGTTTCTACGACTGTTGACCTGTTAAGTATGCTGAATAAATATTGGTTTTACAAACACTTAAAATCATAACCACAAAGCCCAAGTTTTACCTGAATGTACAAGGGATGTTGTATATTGGACGCCTGTTATTAATTAAGGTTGTAGATGTACCGCCACCAAAATTCAACGAAGTGAATCGAACCTCCAGCTGTCGACAAGAGATGTTGAACTACTATAACTGCAAGAAACAAAACTGGACCTTGGTATTAGATGTCGCTTTCAGAGCCAGCCTCAGCCAGTTATACGTTACACCGACCACTGTACAGTTAAAGTACGCACGGAATTCACCGTCTGTTTATGTCGCAACATTAAggtattaaattcatatttgctttcaatatattaactttaaatatatttaattttaacaaatgaaaatgcaaattatcataatgaatTGTATCTCTTAATACATCAGATATCAAGAAATGCTCAAAGGctgcattttcaaaaaaaaaaaacagctttaACACGATCAACAAAAAACATCTTTAAACACAAACCACCCTCTTTGTTTTAGTGGCACCTGCTGTACTTACCAATCTCAACTGACGGCCATCGACACACGTGggaatatgaaaacaaaaacgaTTGATTTCTTGGGAGGAAATGTTTTCAACACAACAGTTGAAAACTTCGATATCTTGACTAAACCAATTCCAGTGAAGGTAAAGAAGACAGACCATGTGTAAAGAACATTATGTCTGGAAAGCACTTATCCCCCTAATTCGGTCAAAACATTAGCATAGAGATTCAAAGTagacattttagaatttgaaataaccaaaaaatattgatgattgttggaaagaaaaaaattatgtatcccatgtatttgttgatttattttgttgagAAATGCTTTGATAGTTGTGCTGCAAATAAATGTAGAATTAACTGAAGTCCTGTTTTGTTTTCTATACAGACCGATAAAAAAACGAGTCCCTGGTACATTACATAAAGGTTCTGACGCTGGCCGGTGCAGGAACCATGGTGCTTGCTCTCGTAGTTGCCATAGTAATAGCATCTGTTTACATTAAACACAAAGAAAgaaattcaacaaaaaataagCATGAAAAGACCCCCATAACGGTGTCTCTGGCGTCACTAAATCAGATACGAAAGAACAGAAGAATAGTGTCAGCATTGGATTTCTAATCTGTTAACATCTTTACAGAGATTGTGAataaaaaaaccacacacaccTGCATGAGTTACTGTAAATACTGACCAATATAACCTTCCTTcagattcttttaaaataacttgatataaaaatatttgtaaattcaaaCTATGAATAgtgtttctttattatttttgcttttttgatttatatttatttattctatttatattttttttttcacagactCAATAAGAAACGTCTTACGagacattaattttaaaaaaagttttagttGAATCATGAGTTAGTTTTgtttagttaaaaaataaataaatacatacatgtcgTACTGATGTTAGTTTGTTCAAAGAATATTCTTATTTCATAAACTCATGGAACTGTTTTCACCTAAATACATAAAAtggagattttaaaaaaagtaaatataaat
This genomic window from Magallana gigas chromosome 5, xbMagGiga1.1, whole genome shotgun sequence contains:
- the LOC105317840 gene encoding von Willebrand factor A domain-containing protein 7 isoform X1, which encodes MPTFALFLLGCCVLSVRSFLPSKESTDGRQDHTHASITQAAIYHATSDVIANVISPGKYNASDPDTTITTYFDHDALIHFAQTIIDIVNKNNLAQRTYRDDASRTMNCEQIVPGHLLLQTLRDKIIHQSQTANPNWDAVRDLIGQYLFTLQEFYSNTNWVEMFGDRVCRELGISGESLPYKVSDHDKVTCTSCNYTKEAVQQYSCVDNMRSDGQLLTSGYTSYQNINKPIGQFPQNMGKCSHGGPYDNSKDIPAIGGINKETSSPELSPHFDLHQSAGEAAIQATYDFFVGNGTGLLSVLGIEKFKEVMVMSYKNPCYNCLAPGLSVVFVIDDTGSMSGEIMQATQHSIDIVNQAKLLGSNGPSNFILSTFNDPDTSIYNTTDGNEMKKWLHNMTAHGGGDCPEMALTGIVNALKIANPGSCVFFFTDADAKDPEKQNEVINLINDKHIKLVSFLRGDCGGGSRRRRSEFTVQNPTCILNDNSRRAGRARRSSAGFDLFSKIASATGGQIVHTSSSSLGGLLGSFVKNNMGASKLGVTSFEMSAPTHSISVDSDLSILTVTIEGLSSATYVSLDRPDGSTQMFSGTASIDKIGSTTVISVQNPPAGVWYLQKSQTGTWKVKVGGSGNIDFTYKFMEDVHGIKYPITGSSPITGSKLLISISVTGLSPSARVTNIILKKPNGVILTKLPVSDSSSGSNRVLFAYFDVTPEEFFVSINGSIGTNIFTREKSDIITPVTGEITFTSKPENLVLGENSVIDVAVKNTGSTSQTYQLTATSVPSGFPTQRSYSVTVGPRSNKEISLTLTPTNVSVATLSVKLTLGGQTLQTISRTLMVVDVPPPKFNEVNRTSSCRQEMLNYYNCKKQNWTLVLDVAFRASLSQLYVTPTTVQLKYARNSPSVYVATLSGTCCTYQSQLTAIDTRGNMKTKTIDFLGGNVFNTTVENFDILTKPIPVKVKKTDHV
- the LOC105317840 gene encoding von Willebrand factor A domain-containing protein 7 isoform X3 gives rise to the protein MNCEQIVPGHLLLQTLRDKIIHQSQTANPNWDAVRDLIGQYLFTLQEFYSNTNWVEMFGDRVCRELGISGESLPYKVSDHDKVTCTSCNYTKEAVQQYSCVDNMRSDGQLLTSGYTSYQNINKPIGQFPQNMGKCSHGGPYDNSKDIPAIGGINKETSSPELSPHFDLHQSAGEAAIQATYDFFVGNGTGLLSVLGIEKFKEVMVMSYKNPCYNCLAPGLSVVFVIDDTGSMSGEIMQATQHSIDIVNQAKLLGSNGPSNFILSTFNDPDTSIYNTTDGNEMKKWLHNMTAHGGGDCPEMALTGIVNALKIANPGSCVFFFTDADAKDPEKQNEVINLINDKHIKLVSFLRGDCGGGSRRRRSEFTVQNPTCILNDNSRRAGRARRSSAGFDLFSKIASATGGQIVHTSSSSLGGLLGSFVKNNMGASKLGVTSFEMSAPTHSISVDSDLSILTVTIEGLSSATYVSLDRPDGSTQMFSGTASIDKIGSTTVISVQNPPAGVWYLQKSQTGTWKVKVGGSGNIDFTYKFMEDVHGIKYPITGSSPITGSKLLISISVTGLSPSARVTNIILKKPNGVILTKLPVSDSSSGSNRVLFAYFDVTPEEFFVSINGSIGTNIFTREKSDIITPVTGEITFTSKPENLVLGENSVIDVAVKNTGSTSQTYQLTATSVPSGFPTQRSYSVTVGPRSNKEISLTLTPTNVSVATLSVKLTLGGQTLQTISRTLMVVDVPPPKFNEVNRTSSCRQEMLNYYNCKKQNWTLVLDVAFRASLSQLYVTPTTVQLKYARNSPSVYVATLSGTCCTYQSQLTAIDTRGNMKTKTIDFLGGNVFNTTVENFDILTKPIPVKVKKTDHV